A stretch of Aureispira sp. CCB-E DNA encodes these proteins:
- a CDS encoding polysaccharide deacetylase family protein: MQFETGGQPMGAESPFSGNPLPPNTVDLPAESWFRYGAKEGIYRMLKLWKKHDIKVTSHVVGEAAIKYPDVAKAIANGGHEIAAHGIAWDDQWNLSYEEELEFIKKGIDTVESITGQRGIGYNCNWLRRSPNTLKILQELGFLYHIDDLSRDEPFITNVRGEKFVVMPYTLRNNDIVNISGKNWSPEQFLAQLKAEFNQLYKEGKHQRRMMSISLHDRIGGAPSIVNVVDEFIEYAKTHSGVVFMRKDEIARMVKEDPKTLLDDSELKYNR; the protein is encoded by the coding sequence ATGCAATTTGAAACAGGAGGACAACCTATGGGAGCCGAAAGCCCATTTTCGGGAAATCCTCTCCCTCCAAACACCGTAGACCTACCTGCCGAAAGTTGGTTTAGATATGGAGCTAAAGAGGGCATCTATCGGATGTTAAAACTTTGGAAAAAACACGATATCAAGGTTACTTCTCACGTAGTTGGGGAGGCAGCTATAAAATATCCTGATGTAGCAAAAGCTATTGCTAATGGTGGGCATGAAATTGCAGCCCATGGCATTGCTTGGGATGATCAATGGAATTTGAGTTATGAAGAAGAACTGGAATTTATAAAAAAAGGAATTGATACCGTAGAGAGCATCACAGGACAAAGGGGAATTGGTTATAACTGCAACTGGCTTAGAAGAAGCCCTAATACCTTAAAGATCTTACAAGAACTTGGTTTTCTATACCATATAGATGATTTAAGCAGAGACGAACCATTTATTACCAATGTACGTGGAGAAAAATTTGTGGTTATGCCTTATACCCTAAGGAATAATGATATTGTCAATATATCGGGTAAAAATTGGAGTCCAGAGCAATTTTTGGCACAACTAAAAGCAGAATTCAACCAATTGTATAAAGAAGGCAAACATCAGCGACGAATGATGAGCATAAGCCTACACGATAGAATTGGAGGAGCTCCCTCCATTGTCAATGTTGTGGATGAATTTATTGAATATGCCAAAACTCATAGTGGTGTCGTATTCATGCGCAAAGATGAAATCGCCCGCATGGTAAAAGAAGACCCTAAAACATTATTAGATGATTCTGAACTAAAATATAATAGATAA
- a CDS encoding AraC family transcriptional regulator — protein MAKRFYTRYALNIFTLELDAWKFPMHTHNFYELIFIKKGKGKQSMNGVLFPYKEGDIFFLSPKDEHLFEIVEKTTFEFIQFTEQLFLEQVNKEEKGIWEKTIEQVLYSPNVIPQDIICIENDRVKLFQLLALLKEEYATKRMYTYQILRGIFQSMMLIIVRNLHVKNPSSEQAVFKEEEKINKILSHIRQHIMEKEKISLKAIADKFFISENYISIFIKKHTQFSIKQLIIETRLKTAESLLQQSSYTISEIAEQLGFTDAAHFSNTFKKHKGCRPSAFRKKN, from the coding sequence ATGGCAAAGCGATTTTACACTAGGTATGCACTAAATATATTTACTCTTGAGTTAGACGCATGGAAATTCCCCATGCACACACATAATTTTTATGAGTTAATCTTTATCAAAAAAGGTAAAGGAAAACAATCTATGAATGGTGTGCTATTTCCTTACAAAGAGGGAGATATATTTTTCTTATCTCCAAAGGATGAGCATTTGTTTGAAATTGTAGAAAAAACTACGTTTGAATTTATTCAATTTACAGAACAGTTATTCTTAGAGCAAGTGAACAAAGAGGAAAAAGGAATATGGGAAAAAACGATTGAGCAAGTTTTATATAGTCCGAATGTAATTCCGCAAGATATTATATGTATTGAGAACGATCGAGTAAAGCTATTTCAACTGCTTGCTTTACTAAAGGAAGAGTATGCTACCAAAAGAATGTATACCTATCAAATTTTGAGAGGAATTTTTCAGTCTATGATGTTAATCATTGTACGCAATTTACATGTAAAAAATCCATCATCAGAACAAGCTGTTTTTAAAGAGGAGGAAAAAATAAATAAGATATTGTCGCATATAAGACAGCATATTATGGAAAAAGAAAAAATAAGCCTTAAAGCGATTGCCGACAAGTTTTTTATATCAGAAAACTATATTAGTATTTTTATAAAAAAACATACCCAATTTTCGATCAAGCAGCTAATCATAGAAACCCGACTCAAGACGGCAGAAAGCTTATTACAACAGAGCAGCTATACAATATCTGAAATTGCAGAGCAGCTAGGATTTACAGATGCCGCACATTTTAGTAATACATTTAAGAAACACAAAGGTTGTAGACCCTCTGCGTTTAGAAAGAAAAATTAG
- a CDS encoding ADP-ribosylglycohydrolase family protein, whose protein sequence is MTQYNFVTNSLLGVAIGDALGVPVELVSRNFLKKHPVLDMTGFGTHKQPKGTWSDDSSLTFCLAESLCNGYDLQNIAQSFIKWLQNAHWTPNNQVFDVGHATSKAIEKLIQGVSPLNAGSTQENDNGNGGLMRIVPLAFYLKDYDIKYRFNIVKEVTGITHAHLRSTLCSFLYIEICLQLLTTENKREAYYEAVYNVNEFCKNSYELEKESLHLKRVLDYLIEDIPENEIYSSGYVVHSLEAAIWCWLKEDSYSDIVLKAVNLGDDSDTTAAIAGGLAGLHLTDGFPNNWLHALAKKDEIIQLGNQLYSKYF, encoded by the coding sequence ATGACTCAATATAATTTTGTAACAAACAGCCTTTTGGGAGTAGCGATTGGAGATGCTCTAGGTGTTCCTGTTGAATTGGTTTCTAGAAATTTTTTAAAGAAGCATCCCGTTCTAGACATGACTGGTTTTGGCACTCACAAACAACCTAAAGGTACATGGTCTGACGATAGTTCTTTAACCTTTTGCTTAGCAGAAAGCCTTTGCAATGGTTATGACTTACAAAACATAGCCCAATCCTTTATTAAATGGCTTCAAAATGCACACTGGACACCTAACAACCAAGTCTTCGATGTCGGTCATGCTACATCAAAAGCGATTGAAAAACTAATCCAAGGAGTATCTCCTTTAAATGCAGGTAGTACTCAAGAGAATGATAATGGAAATGGTGGCTTAATGCGCATCGTCCCTCTTGCGTTTTATCTTAAAGATTATGATATTAAATATCGATTCAACATTGTAAAAGAGGTAACAGGAATCACTCATGCGCATCTACGTTCCACCTTATGTTCTTTTCTTTATATTGAAATATGCCTTCAGCTCTTAACAACCGAAAATAAGCGAGAAGCCTATTATGAAGCGGTTTATAATGTCAATGAATTTTGTAAAAATAGCTATGAGTTAGAAAAAGAAAGTCTTCATCTAAAAAGAGTTTTAGATTATTTAATCGAAGATATTCCCGAAAACGAAATTTATAGTAGTGGCTATGTAGTTCATTCTTTGGAAGCAGCCATTTGGTGTTGGCTAAAAGAGGATTCCTATTCAGATATTGTATTAAAAGCGGTTAACTTAGGAGATGATTCCGATACAACAGCAGCCATAGCAGGCGGTTTAGCAGGGCTTCACTTAACAGATGGTTTTCCTAATAATTGGCTTCATGCTCTAGCTAAAAAAGATGAAATCATACAATTGGGCAACCAACTATATTCTAAGTATTTTTAA
- a CDS encoding TIGR02757 family protein: MLKELLDEKVALFNCPKFIEDDPISLPHQFSQLQDIEIIGFWVAMLAWGKRTMIINSGRKLIDLMDGAPYDFIVNHEEKDREKFLNFKHRTFQPLDTLYFLEFLQQFYQKNTSLETAFSQHLTEEDTTIEKALIGFHDLFFSLPDAPQRTRKHIATPKRKSTCKRLCMFLRWMVRQDDKGVDFGLWKEISPSQLLMPLDVHVDRIGRRYNLIQRKQTDWKTTLELTDNLRVFDKDDPVKYDFALFGIGVLEKDTFG; the protein is encoded by the coding sequence ATGCTCAAAGAACTTTTGGACGAAAAAGTGGCTCTTTTTAATTGTCCTAAATTTATTGAAGACGATCCCATCAGCCTTCCTCACCAATTTAGTCAGTTGCAAGACATAGAAATCATTGGTTTTTGGGTAGCTATGTTGGCTTGGGGAAAACGGACTATGATTATCAACAGTGGTCGAAAATTAATCGACCTAATGGATGGTGCTCCTTATGACTTTATAGTCAATCACGAGGAGAAAGATCGAGAAAAGTTTTTAAATTTTAAACACCGTACCTTTCAACCTTTAGATACGCTTTATTTTTTGGAATTCTTACAACAGTTTTATCAAAAAAACACTTCTTTAGAAACGGCTTTTAGTCAACATCTTACCGAAGAAGATACCACCATAGAAAAAGCCTTAATTGGTTTTCACGATCTATTTTTTTCGTTGCCAGATGCACCCCAACGTACTAGAAAACACATCGCAACTCCTAAACGAAAATCTACTTGTAAGCGTTTGTGCATGTTTTTGAGATGGATGGTTCGACAAGATGACAAAGGAGTTGACTTTGGGCTTTGGAAAGAAATTTCTCCCAGTCAATTATTAATGCCTTTAGATGTACATGTTGATCGAATTGGTCGTCGCTACAATCTTATCCAACGCAAGCAAACCGATTGGAAAACAACCTTGGAACTTACGGATAACCTAAGAGTTTTTGATAAGGACGATCCTGTAAAGTATGACTTTGCATTGTTTGGAATTGGAGTCTTAGAAAAAGATACTTTTGGTTAA
- a CDS encoding YebC/PmpR family DNA-binding transcriptional regulator produces the protein MGRAFEYRKARKMKRWGQMAKVFTKIGREIALAVKESGPDPDSNPKLRLAIQNAKVANMPKKNVDAAIQRASSKDAENLEEVVYEGYGPHGIPFIVECLTNNTTRTVANVRFYFSKEKGSLGTSGSVSFMFDRKGEFIFDLGDRDMDELELELIDGGADEIDISDGKAYVYTAYEDFGTMQMTLENLGIEVEEASLQRFPQVTKELSEEEKQDIESLIERFEDDEDVQKVFHGMA, from the coding sequence ATGGGAAGAGCGTTTGAATATCGCAAAGCACGCAAAATGAAGCGTTGGGGACAAATGGCAAAAGTATTCACTAAAATTGGTCGCGAAATTGCCTTGGCAGTAAAAGAAAGTGGTCCAGATCCAGACAGTAACCCAAAACTACGTTTGGCTATTCAAAATGCCAAAGTAGCCAATATGCCTAAAAAAAATGTAGATGCTGCGATTCAAAGGGCATCTTCTAAAGACGCAGAGAATTTAGAAGAAGTGGTCTATGAAGGCTATGGTCCTCACGGTATTCCATTTATCGTCGAGTGTTTGACCAACAACACCACTCGTACAGTCGCTAATGTCCGCTTTTATTTCTCCAAAGAAAAAGGCTCTTTGGGAACAAGTGGTTCTGTAAGTTTTATGTTTGATCGCAAAGGTGAATTCATCTTTGACTTAGGAGATCGTGACATGGACGAGTTAGAGCTAGAACTAATTGACGGGGGTGCTGATGAAATTGATATTTCAGATGGAAAAGCTTACGTTTACACCGCTTATGAGGACTTTGGAACCATGCAAATGACGCTAGAAAACTTAGGAATTGAAGTAGAAGAAGCTTCTTTACAACGTTTTCCTCAGGTTACAAAAGAGTTAAGCGAAGAAGAAAAACAAGACATCGAAAGTCTGATTGAACGTTTTGAAGATGATGAGGACGTACAAAAAGTTTTCCACGGAATGGCTTAA
- a CDS encoding CHAT domain-containing protein, whose amino-acid sequence MRQLILLAFLVLNCHSLAQSPIDNLLVKIEDASSQDNHSLVVELSLQLQHLNPPDSVLMDVLYYRAQHAQALGDFKTANHSYLALLALIETIHGKASMLYVWNLEDYTMMLYQSGQQEKVVTWYQEALTTAKANQHHLEYVYLGYSLGAYYELIGAMTYAIRSYKDALQFVPKSGEENATIHIMILRSLARVLEIQHRYDQAESLYKEAIQLAKDTLQESDPNRYILVNDFGMLYFFTRRYKKSLPHFEYLKQLIDSKKIPIDFNTSLLANLADCYAHLGRYKEAENIYLQVEEIERTTIEDSYSNYPVTISRMGDLYAFQGHYEKARTFHLRAIDLAKEYFLPQNLYLFYNMEQAYLFFESIKDWQQVQAIALDCFRSNCMDSIATPNILENIQKLAQEQTFATMPYALKSLKIASKSYWERYLIEKDIDLLHHAYNLQLATRLILHRLKNSFSTEWDKLELLSTIQEISELGILISQALYEKTGDLVYQNSAFDFLENNKYVLLQEALQNKEAKVFGNLPDSLIQKEEALEQGLLIAKTKKINATTARSKQKAIEDYNRILTKIDQFKIKLQEQYPAYYEYKYVSKKFSISDLQKQLDSSELLIEYFIGKEHVYIYSIDHKNVYYNTLPITQQMIKNQVKKFRKVLSNYQYILKNKDAALQEYKTLAYWFYSQLVAPAIAPSGKKEHLIIIPDGLLGHLPFEAFLTVVPNQTSPLDQLTFLLQSHKISYAYSSNLLSKNVSKVFHNSQILAMGATYTALPPKNNLNRSVELSKLRKNLAPLEAISHELEALKPIVQGRYYYGAAANEKTFKAEASNYAILHLAMHGILNEKHPILSSLAFTEDADPDEDNFLQAFEISQMKLNAALVVLSACETGYGKFKQGEGILSLARSFMYAGVPSMVVSLWQVNDGSTSIIMSAFYKNLAEGMDKAAALQKAKLDYIHQAQGVTKHPAFWAPFIQLGDASPIPLQAKRFPWWLLGTIGVLFALFFIWRIKREQ is encoded by the coding sequence ATGCGACAACTTATACTCTTAGCATTTCTTGTCCTAAATTGTCACTCCTTAGCACAATCGCCCATCGACAACTTATTGGTAAAAATAGAGGATGCAAGTTCACAAGATAATCATTCATTAGTGGTAGAACTTTCTCTACAATTACAACATCTCAACCCTCCAGATAGTGTCCTAATGGATGTGCTCTATTATCGAGCTCAACACGCGCAAGCACTAGGAGACTTTAAAACAGCTAACCATAGTTATTTGGCATTATTAGCTCTCATAGAGACGATACATGGAAAAGCCTCTATGCTTTACGTATGGAACTTGGAGGATTATACCATGATGCTGTATCAATCAGGACAACAAGAAAAAGTTGTTACTTGGTATCAAGAAGCATTAACTACAGCTAAAGCCAATCAGCACCATTTAGAGTATGTTTACCTTGGTTATAGTTTGGGGGCTTATTATGAATTGATTGGTGCCATGACGTATGCCATTCGCTCTTACAAAGATGCTCTGCAATTTGTTCCCAAATCAGGAGAAGAAAATGCTACCATCCATATTATGATTTTGCGTAGTTTGGCTCGTGTACTAGAAATTCAGCACCGTTACGACCAAGCAGAATCTCTATATAAAGAAGCCATCCAACTAGCCAAAGATACACTCCAAGAAAGTGACCCTAATCGATATATTTTAGTTAATGATTTTGGTATGCTCTATTTTTTTACTCGTCGATACAAAAAATCATTGCCTCATTTCGAATACCTCAAACAATTAATAGACAGCAAAAAAATTCCCATAGATTTCAACACAAGTTTACTTGCTAACTTAGCAGATTGCTACGCTCATTTGGGACGTTATAAAGAAGCAGAGAATATCTATTTACAAGTTGAAGAAATAGAACGGACAACTATCGAAGACTCTTACTCCAACTACCCCGTTACCATTTCAAGAATGGGAGATTTATATGCTTTTCAGGGGCATTATGAAAAAGCCCGAACATTTCACTTACGTGCCATTGACTTGGCTAAAGAATACTTTTTGCCCCAAAATCTTTACTTATTTTATAACATGGAGCAAGCTTACTTATTTTTTGAAAGCATCAAAGATTGGCAACAAGTTCAAGCAATTGCTTTGGACTGCTTTAGAAGCAATTGCATGGATAGTATTGCTACGCCCAATATTTTGGAGAACATCCAAAAACTGGCTCAAGAACAAACCTTTGCAACGATGCCTTATGCTCTAAAATCATTAAAAATTGCTAGCAAGAGTTATTGGGAACGCTATTTAATAGAAAAAGATATTGATTTGTTACATCATGCTTATAATTTGCAGTTGGCTACTCGACTCATTCTACATCGACTCAAAAATTCATTTTCAACAGAATGGGATAAATTAGAATTACTATCTACTATACAAGAAATATCCGAACTAGGAATTCTAATCTCGCAAGCCTTGTATGAAAAAACAGGGGATCTTGTTTACCAAAATAGTGCTTTTGATTTTCTGGAAAATAATAAATACGTTTTATTGCAAGAGGCATTGCAAAACAAAGAAGCAAAAGTATTTGGGAATTTACCAGATTCTTTGATTCAAAAAGAAGAAGCTCTTGAACAAGGGCTGTTAATTGCTAAAACAAAAAAGATAAATGCGACAACTGCCCGTTCAAAGCAAAAAGCAATAGAGGATTACAATCGCATTTTAACAAAAATTGATCAATTTAAAATTAAACTACAAGAGCAATACCCTGCTTACTATGAGTACAAGTATGTTTCTAAAAAATTTTCTATCTCAGACCTACAAAAACAGCTGGACTCCTCAGAACTGCTTATTGAGTATTTCATTGGCAAAGAACACGTTTATATTTATTCTATAGATCATAAGAATGTTTATTATAACACCTTGCCTATTACTCAACAGATGATCAAAAATCAAGTAAAAAAATTCAGAAAAGTATTGTCTAATTATCAATATATTCTAAAAAATAAAGACGCTGCTTTGCAAGAATACAAAACCTTAGCCTATTGGTTTTATAGTCAATTGGTGGCACCAGCAATAGCCCCCTCTGGCAAGAAAGAACATTTGATTATTATACCTGATGGGTTACTGGGGCACTTGCCTTTTGAAGCTTTTTTAACTGTCGTTCCCAACCAAACTTCGCCACTTGATCAATTAACTTTCTTGCTTCAAAGTCATAAAATTAGCTACGCTTATTCGTCAAATTTACTATCCAAAAATGTTTCCAAGGTTTTTCATAATTCTCAAATATTAGCGATGGGTGCAACCTATACAGCCCTTCCTCCTAAAAATAACTTGAACCGAAGTGTAGAGTTGAGCAAGCTCAGAAAAAATTTGGCTCCATTGGAAGCTATTAGTCACGAGCTAGAAGCACTAAAACCTATTGTACAAGGACGTTATTACTATGGTGCAGCTGCCAACGAAAAAACATTTAAAGCAGAAGCAAGCAACTATGCCATCTTACACTTGGCAATGCACGGTATCTTAAATGAAAAGCACCCGATTTTATCTTCCTTAGCCTTTACTGAAGATGCAGATCCCGATGAAGATAATTTTTTACAAGCTTTTGAAATTTCTCAAATGAAACTAAATGCAGCACTAGTTGTCCTATCTGCTTGTGAAACAGGCTATGGAAAATTCAAACAGGGAGAAGGTATTCTATCTTTAGCCCGTTCTTTTATGTATGCTGGTGTGCCTTCAATGGTGGTCTCTCTTTGGCAAGTCAATGATGGTAGCACCTCTATCATTATGAGTGCGTTTTATAAAAATTTAGCAGAAGGTATGGACAAAGCAGCAGCACTTCAAAAAGCTAAATTGGACTATATTCACCAAGCGCAAGGAGTAACAAAACATCCTGCTTTTTGGGCTCCATTTATTCAGCTTGGAGATGCTAGTCCCATTCCATTACAGGCAAAACGATTTCCATGGTGGTTATTAGGAACCATCGGGGTCTTATTTGCTTTATTCTTTATTTGGCGTATAAAACGAGAACAATAA
- a CDS encoding peroxiredoxin, producing the protein MSVKILENYIEMKEIEIGDNLPDFSLKNQDEVLVHSRDWIGQPVVIYFYPDDFTRICTAQACAFRNRFDDFEGYHVKVIGISHNDTASHKKFATAYQLPFDILSDSNNAVRNLFAVPKGVLGLVSGRVTYVFDAKGKLVFRYHADIKAKEHVKKALEAIKIYT; encoded by the coding sequence ATGAGCGTAAAAATATTAGAAAACTATATAGAAATGAAAGAAATAGAAATTGGAGATAATTTGCCTGATTTTTCATTGAAAAACCAAGATGAAGTATTGGTGCATAGTCGAGATTGGATTGGGCAGCCTGTTGTTATCTATTTTTATCCAGATGATTTTACACGAATTTGTACCGCCCAAGCTTGTGCTTTTCGAAATCGGTTCGATGATTTTGAAGGGTATCATGTAAAGGTGATTGGGATTAGTCACAACGATACGGCGTCGCATAAAAAGTTTGCAACAGCCTATCAATTGCCTTTTGATATATTAAGTGATTCGAATAATGCAGTGCGAAATTTATTTGCAGTACCCAAAGGCGTTTTGGGATTGGTGTCGGGGCGTGTTACGTATGTTTTTGATGCGAAAGGAAAACTAGTTTTTAGATACCATGCTGATATAAAGGCTAAAGAACATGTGAAAAAAGCCTTGGAAGCAATTAAAATATATACCTGA